A DNA window from Caulobacter mirabilis contains the following coding sequences:
- the rplJ gene encoding 50S ribosomal protein L10, which produces MNRAEKAESIETLKGVFADAGAVVVTHYMGLTVAEMTDLRLRLRKEGAAIKVVKNTLAQKALAGSLGEKGDALFTGPVAIAYAPDPVSAAKVAAQFAKENDKFTLVGGFMGEEVLDQNAVKALATLPSLDELRGKLIGLLQAPATKVAGVVQAPAAQLARVFSAYGAKEAA; this is translated from the coding sequence ATGAACCGCGCTGAAAAAGCGGAATCGATCGAGACGCTCAAGGGCGTCTTCGCCGATGCCGGCGCTGTGGTCGTGACCCACTACATGGGTCTGACCGTTGCGGAAATGACCGACCTCCGTCTGCGCCTTCGTAAGGAAGGCGCGGCGATCAAGGTGGTGAAGAACACCCTGGCTCAGAAGGCTCTGGCCGGCTCGCTCGGTGAGAAGGGCGACGCCCTGTTCACCGGTCCGGTCGCCATCGCCTATGCGCCGGATCCCGTCTCCGCCGCCAAGGTCGCCGCCCAGTTCGCCAAGGAGAACGACAAGTTCACCCTCGTTGGCGGCTTCATGGGCGAGGAAGTCCTCGACCAGAACGCTGTGAAGGCTCTCGCCACGCTGCCGTCGCTGGACGAACTCCGTGGCAAGCTCATCGGCCTTCTGCAGGCTCCGGCGACCAAGGTCGCGGGCGTCGTGCAGGCTCCGGCCGCTCAGCTGGCCCGCGTCTTCAGCGCCTACGGCGCCAAAGAAGCGGCGTAA
- the rplL gene encoding 50S ribosomal protein L7/L12, whose protein sequence is MSKLEKIVEDLSSLTVLEAAELSKLLEEKWGVSAAAPVAVAVAGGAAAAPAEAAEEQTEFTVVLTAGGDKKINVIKEVRGVRPDLGLKEAKDLVEGAPQNVVENVSKQQAEEIKKKLEEAGATVQIK, encoded by the coding sequence ATGTCGAAGCTCGAAAAGATCGTTGAGGACCTGTCCTCGCTGACCGTGCTGGAAGCCGCTGAGCTGTCCAAGCTGCTCGAAGAAAAGTGGGGCGTCTCGGCCGCCGCTCCGGTCGCCGTCGCCGTCGCCGGCGGCGCCGCCGCTGCTCCGGCCGAAGCCGCCGAAGAGCAAACCGAGTTCACCGTTGTTCTGACCGCCGGCGGCGACAAGAAGATCAACGTGATCAAGGAAGTCCGCGGCGTCCGTCCGGACCTCGGCCTGAAGGAAGCCAAGGACCTGGTCGAAGGCGCTCCGCAGAACGTCGTCGAGAACGTCTCCAAGCAGCAAGCCGAAGAGATCAAGAAGAAGCTCGAAGAAGCCGGCGCCACCGTCCAGATCAAGTAA
- the rplA gene encoding 50S ribosomal protein L1: protein MAKQPKRIQAWTGDRDAVHSVEAAVKLVKANAKAKFDESIEIAVNLGVDPRHADQQVRGVVSLPSGTGRDVRVAVIAKDAKAEEAKAAGAEVVGAEDLVERIQGGFMDFDRVIATPDMMALVGRLGKVLGPRGLMPNPRVGTVTPNVGQAVKDAKGGAIEFRVEKAGIVHAGIGKASFTEEALLANVRALVDALNKAKPSGAKGTYVKRIALSSTMGPGFQVDTGSVAS, encoded by the coding sequence ATGGCCAAGCAACCCAAGCGCATCCAGGCCTGGACCGGCGACCGTGACGCCGTCCATTCGGTCGAAGCCGCCGTGAAGCTGGTCAAGGCGAACGCCAAGGCCAAGTTCGACGAGTCGATCGAGATCGCCGTGAACCTGGGCGTCGACCCGCGCCACGCCGACCAGCAGGTCCGTGGCGTCGTGTCGCTGCCGTCGGGCACCGGCCGCGACGTCCGCGTCGCCGTCATCGCTAAGGACGCCAAGGCCGAGGAAGCCAAGGCCGCCGGCGCCGAAGTCGTCGGCGCCGAAGACCTGGTCGAGCGCATCCAGGGCGGCTTCATGGACTTCGACCGCGTCATCGCGACGCCGGACATGATGGCCCTCGTCGGCCGTCTGGGTAAGGTGCTCGGCCCGCGCGGCCTGATGCCGAACCCGCGCGTCGGCACCGTGACCCCGAACGTCGGTCAAGCCGTGAAGGACGCCAAGGGCGGCGCCATCGAGTTCCGCGTCGAGAAGGCCGGCATCGTTCACGCCGGCATCGGCAAGGCCTCGTTCACCGAGGAAGCTCTGCTGGCCAACGTCCGCGCCCTGGTCGACGCCCTGAACAAGGCCAAGCCGTCGGGCGCCAAGGGCACCTACGTGAAGCGCATCGCCCTGTCCTCGACGATGGGCCCGGGCTTCCAGGTCGACACCGGCTCGGTCGCTTCCTAA
- a CDS encoding RrF2 family transcriptional regulator, giving the protein MRRSGRLSVALHVLMHMAERPEDPMTSERMARWADGNPVVIRRSFAGLREAGILSSSRGHGGGWVLAKPLDQITLADVQQALDEPIVALAEPSDNPQCLVERAVNSELHDVFREAERLVLERMRRVTLADLRARFDGRNLSDFIHPGDPA; this is encoded by the coding sequence ATGAGACGCAGCGGCCGCCTTTCCGTCGCGCTGCATGTGCTGATGCACATGGCCGAGCGCCCCGAAGATCCGATGACCTCCGAGCGTATGGCGCGCTGGGCCGACGGCAATCCCGTCGTGATCCGCCGCAGCTTCGCCGGCCTCCGTGAAGCGGGAATCCTGTCGTCCAGTCGCGGCCACGGCGGCGGCTGGGTCCTGGCCAAGCCGCTCGACCAGATCACGCTCGCCGACGTGCAGCAGGCGCTGGACGAGCCGATCGTCGCCCTGGCCGAGCCGTCCGACAATCCGCAGTGCCTCGTGGAACGGGCGGTCAACAGCGAGCTGCACGACGTCTTCCGCGAGGCCGAGCGCCTGGTCCTGGAGCGAATGCGCCGGGTGACGCTGGCCGATCTGCGCGCCCGCTTCGACGGGCGGAACCTGTCCGACTTCATCCATCCCGGAGATCCCGCATGA
- a CDS encoding NAD(P)/FAD-dependent oxidoreductase: protein MSPVLQYDAVVVGGNFAGLSAAMQLGRARRRVLVVDMGEPRNRFAEASHGFMGQDGKPPRAIQREAARQVAAYPTVEMLQDQVVSASGELNGFELGLWSGRQVRARRVVLATGVRDILPNLPGLAERWGVSVLHCPYCHGYEVRDRPIGVLASTPMSAHQAMLLPDWGVTTLFTNGVHEPDPEQAALLAARGVTIERTPVVELVGQGTALEGLRLADGRVAAVEALFAAPRVEMASPLAAQLGCVFEDGMMGPFIVTDAQKLTSVPGVYAAGDAARPMHNATFASADGVMAGVGAHQSLARDVLAA, encoded by the coding sequence ATGAGCCCCGTCCTTCAGTATGACGCCGTCGTCGTCGGCGGAAACTTCGCCGGCCTGTCCGCCGCGATGCAGCTGGGCCGCGCCCGTCGCCGGGTGCTGGTCGTCGACATGGGCGAGCCCCGCAACCGCTTCGCCGAGGCCAGCCACGGCTTCATGGGCCAGGACGGCAAGCCGCCCCGTGCGATCCAGCGCGAGGCCGCCCGCCAGGTGGCCGCCTATCCGACCGTCGAGATGCTGCAGGACCAGGTCGTCTCGGCCTCGGGCGAGTTGAACGGCTTCGAGCTGGGCCTGTGGAGCGGGCGCCAGGTCCGGGCGCGGCGGGTGGTGCTGGCCACCGGCGTCCGCGACATCCTGCCGAACCTGCCCGGGCTGGCGGAGCGGTGGGGCGTCAGCGTCCTGCATTGTCCCTACTGCCACGGTTACGAGGTGCGCGACCGGCCGATCGGCGTCCTGGCCTCCACGCCGATGAGCGCCCATCAGGCCATGCTGCTGCCCGACTGGGGCGTCACCACCCTGTTCACCAACGGCGTCCACGAACCCGATCCCGAGCAGGCCGCCCTGCTGGCGGCGCGGGGCGTGACGATCGAACGCACGCCCGTGGTCGAGCTGGTGGGGCAGGGGACGGCGCTGGAGGGGCTGCGTCTCGCCGACGGCCGGGTCGCCGCCGTCGAAGCCCTGTTCGCCGCGCCGCGCGTGGAGATGGCCAGCCCGTTGGCGGCCCAGCTCGGCTGCGTCTTCGAGGACGGCATGATGGGCCCCTTCATCGTCACCGACGCCCAGAAGCTGACCAGCGTCCCGGGCGTCTACGCCGCCGGCGACGCGGCGCGGCCGATGCACAACGCCACCTTCGCCTCGGCGGACGGGGTCATGGCCGGCGTGGGCGCGCACCAATCCCTGGCGCGGGACGTGCTGGCCGCTTGA
- the rpoB gene encoding DNA-directed RNA polymerase subunit beta → MAQSFTGKKRIRKSFGRIPEAVQMPNLIEVQRSSYEQFLQREVRVSERRDEGIEAVFKSVFPIKDFNERAVLEYVSYEFEEPKYDVEECIQRDMTYAAPLKVKLRLIVFEMEEETGAKSVKDIKEQDVYMGDIPLMTDKGTFIVNGTERVIVSQMHRSPGVFFDHDKGKTHSSGKLLFAARVIPYRGSWLDFEFDAKDIVYVRIDRRRKLPATTFLYALGMDGEEILTTFYDVVPFEKRDGGWATPYKPERWRGVKPEFALIDADSGEEVAPAGQKISARAAKKLADGGLKTLLLGPEALTGRYLARDEVNPETGEIYAEAGDELDAAVIAALEEKGFASIDVLDIDHVTVGAYMRNTLRVDKNSLREDALFDIYRVMRPGEPPTVEAAEAMFKSLFFDQERYDLSSVGRVKMNMRLELDVSDEVRVLRKEDVLEVLKVLVGLRDGRGEIDDIDNLGNRRVRSVGELLENQYRVGLLRMERAIKERMSSVDIDTVMPHDLINAKPAAAAVREFFGSSQLSQFMDQTNPLSEITHKRRLSALGPGGLTRERAGFEVRDVHPTHYGRICPIETPEGPNIGLINSLATHARVNKYGFIESPYRRVVDGKPVDEVIYMSAMEEPKHVIAQANIPMADGVIADDLVPGRVNGEPGLLQKEQVDLMDVSPKQVVSVAAALIPFLENDDANRALMGSNMQRQAVPLVQSDAPLVGTGMEDVVARDSGAVVVARREGVVEQIDGTRIVIRATNETDPTKPGVDIYRLSKFQRSNQNTCINQRPLVRVGDKIQAGDIVADGPSTDLGELALGRNALVAFMPWNGYNFEDSILISERIVRDDVFTSIHIEEFEVMARDTKLGPEEITRDIPNVGEEALRNLDEAGIVAIGAEVMPGDILVGKVTPKGESPMTPEEKLLRAIFGEKASDVRDTSLRLPPGVAGTIVEVRVFNRHGVDKDERALAIERAEIERLGKDRDDEFAILNRNMTARLRELIVGKTAVSGPKGLSRGEVTVEKLEEIAPGLWWQIALDDEKAMGELEALRRQFDEARKRLDRRFEDKVDKLQRGDELPPGVMKMVKVFVAVKRKLQPGDKMAGRHGNKGVISKILPIEDMPHLEDGTAVDVVLNPLGVPSRMNVGQIFETHLGWAAAGLGKQIANLLEAWQHGGQKAELTKRLREIYGPDEELPEDEGELVELARNLSKGVPFATPVFDGAHIADIEDHLESAGLARSGQSILFDGQTGEQFKRPVTVGYIYMLKLHHLVDDKIHARSIGPYSLVTQQPLGGKAQFGGQRFGEMEVWALEAYGAAYTLQEMLTVKSDDVAGRTKVYESIVRGDDTFEAGIPESFNVLVKEMRSLGLNVELENS, encoded by the coding sequence ATGGCGCAATCCTTCACCGGCAAGAAGCGGATCCGGAAGTCGTTCGGCCGCATCCCCGAAGCTGTGCAGATGCCGAACCTCATCGAGGTTCAGCGCTCCTCCTACGAACAGTTCCTGCAGCGCGAGGTTCGCGTCTCGGAACGTCGGGACGAGGGCATCGAGGCGGTCTTCAAGTCGGTGTTCCCGATCAAGGACTTCAACGAGCGCGCCGTGCTCGAGTACGTCTCCTACGAGTTCGAGGAGCCGAAGTACGACGTCGAGGAATGCATCCAGCGCGACATGACCTATGCCGCGCCGCTGAAGGTCAAGCTCCGCCTCATCGTCTTCGAGATGGAAGAGGAAACCGGCGCCAAGTCGGTCAAGGACATCAAGGAGCAGGACGTCTACATGGGCGATATCCCGCTCATGACGGACAAGGGCACCTTCATCGTCAACGGGACCGAGCGCGTGATCGTGTCCCAGATGCACCGCTCGCCGGGCGTCTTCTTCGACCACGACAAGGGCAAGACCCACAGCTCGGGCAAGCTGCTGTTCGCCGCCCGCGTGATCCCGTACCGCGGCAGCTGGCTCGACTTCGAGTTCGACGCCAAGGACATCGTCTACGTCCGTATCGACCGTCGCCGGAAGCTGCCGGCCACGACCTTCCTCTATGCCCTGGGCATGGACGGCGAAGAGATCCTGACCACCTTCTACGACGTCGTTCCGTTCGAGAAGCGTGACGGCGGCTGGGCCACCCCGTACAAGCCCGAGCGCTGGCGCGGCGTGAAGCCGGAGTTCGCCCTGATCGACGCCGACAGCGGCGAGGAAGTCGCTCCGGCCGGTCAGAAGATCAGCGCCCGCGCCGCCAAGAAGCTGGCCGACGGCGGTCTGAAGACCCTGCTGCTCGGACCGGAGGCCCTGACCGGCCGCTACCTGGCCCGCGACGAAGTGAACCCGGAAACCGGCGAGATCTACGCCGAGGCCGGCGACGAGCTGGACGCGGCCGTGATCGCGGCCCTGGAAGAGAAGGGCTTCGCCAGCATCGACGTGCTCGACATCGACCACGTCACCGTCGGCGCCTACATGCGCAACACCCTGCGCGTGGACAAGAACAGCCTGCGTGAAGACGCGCTGTTCGACATCTATCGCGTCATGCGTCCGGGCGAGCCGCCGACCGTCGAAGCCGCCGAAGCGATGTTCAAGTCGCTGTTCTTCGACCAGGAGCGCTACGACCTGTCGTCGGTCGGCCGCGTGAAGATGAACATGCGCCTGGAGCTGGACGTCTCGGACGAGGTCCGTGTCCTGCGCAAGGAAGACGTCCTGGAAGTCCTGAAGGTCCTGGTGGGCCTGCGCGACGGCCGCGGCGAAATCGACGACATCGACAACCTCGGCAACCGCCGCGTCCGTTCGGTCGGCGAGCTGCTCGAGAACCAGTACCGTGTCGGCCTGCTCCGCATGGAGCGCGCGATCAAGGAACGCATGAGCTCGGTCGACATCGACACGGTCATGCCGCACGACCTGATCAACGCGAAGCCCGCGGCGGCCGCCGTTCGTGAATTCTTCGGCTCCTCGCAGCTGTCGCAGTTCATGGACCAGACCAACCCGCTGTCGGAAATCACCCACAAGCGCCGTCTCTCGGCGCTTGGCCCGGGCGGTCTGACCCGCGAGCGCGCAGGCTTCGAAGTCCGCGACGTGCACCCGACCCACTACGGCCGGATCTGCCCGATCGAGACGCCGGAAGGTCCGAACATCGGCCTGATCAACTCGCTGGCCACCCACGCCCGCGTGAACAAGTACGGCTTCATCGAAAGCCCGTACCGTCGCGTGGTCGACGGCAAGCCGGTCGACGAAGTGATCTACATGTCGGCCATGGAAGAGCCGAAGCACGTGATCGCCCAGGCCAACATCCCGATGGCCGACGGCGTGATCGCCGACGACCTGGTCCCGGGCCGCGTCAACGGCGAACCCGGCCTGCTCCAGAAGGAACAGGTCGACCTGATGGACGTCTCGCCCAAGCAGGTCGTCTCGGTCGCCGCGGCGCTGATCCCGTTCCTCGAGAACGACGACGCCAACCGCGCGCTGATGGGCTCGAACATGCAGCGTCAGGCCGTGCCGCTCGTCCAGTCGGACGCGCCGCTGGTCGGCACCGGCATGGAAGACGTCGTGGCTCGTGACTCGGGCGCCGTGGTGGTGGCCCGTCGCGAGGGCGTGGTCGAGCAGATCGACGGTACGCGTATCGTCATCCGCGCCACCAACGAGACCGATCCGACCAAGCCGGGCGTCGACATCTACCGCCTGTCGAAGTTCCAGCGTTCCAACCAGAACACCTGCATCAACCAGCGTCCGCTGGTCCGCGTGGGCGACAAGATCCAGGCCGGCGACATCGTCGCCGACGGTCCGTCGACCGACCTGGGCGAACTGGCCCTGGGCCGCAACGCGCTCGTCGCGTTCATGCCCTGGAACGGCTACAACTTCGAAGACTCGATCCTGATCTCCGAGCGTATCGTGCGCGACGACGTCTTCACCTCGATCCACATCGAGGAATTCGAAGTCATGGCCCGCGACACCAAGCTCGGGCCGGAAGAGATCACCCGCGACATCCCGAACGTCGGCGAGGAAGCCCTGCGCAACCTCGACGAAGCGGGCATCGTGGCGATCGGCGCCGAGGTCATGCCGGGCGACATCCTGGTCGGCAAGGTCACGCCCAAGGGCGAGTCCCCGATGACGCCGGAAGAGAAGCTGCTGCGCGCCATCTTCGGCGAGAAGGCTTCGGACGTCCGCGACACCTCGCTCCGTCTGCCGCCCGGCGTGGCCGGCACCATCGTCGAAGTGCGCGTGTTCAACCGCCACGGCGTCGACAAGGACGAGCGCGCCCTGGCCATCGAGCGCGCCGAGATCGAACGCCTGGGCAAGGACCGCGACGACGAGTTCGCGATCCTGAACCGCAACATGACCGCGCGCCTGCGCGAGCTGATCGTCGGCAAGACCGCCGTCTCCGGTCCCAAGGGCCTGAGCCGCGGCGAAGTCACCGTCGAGAAGCTCGAAGAGATCGCGCCGGGCCTGTGGTGGCAGATCGCCCTCGACGACGAGAAGGCCATGGGCGAACTGGAAGCCCTGCGCCGTCAGTTCGACGAGGCCCGCAAGCGTCTCGACCGTCGCTTCGAGGACAAGGTCGACAAGCTGCAGCGCGGCGACGAACTGCCCCCGGGCGTCATGAAGATGGTCAAGGTCTTCGTGGCCGTGAAGCGCAAGCTTCAGCCGGGCGACAAGATGGCCGGCCGTCACGGCAACAAGGGCGTCATCTCCAAGATCCTGCCGATCGAGGACATGCCGCACCTGGAAGACGGCACCGCCGTCGACGTCGTGCTGAACCCGCTGGGCGTGCCCTCGCGCATGAACGTCGGTCAGATCTTCGAGACGCACCTGGGCTGGGCCGCGGCCGGTCTCGGCAAGCAGATCGCCAACCTGCTGGAAGCCTGGCAGCACGGCGGTCAGAAGGCCGAGCTGACCAAGCGCCTGCGCGAGATCTACGGCCCCGACGAGGAGCTGCCGGAGGACGAAGGCGAGCTGGTCGAACTGGCCCGCAACCTGTCCAAGGGCGTGCCTTTCGCGACCCCGGTCTTCGACGGCGCCCACATCGCCGACATCGAGGATCACCTGGAGTCGGCGGGCCTCGCCCGCTCGGGTCAGTCGATCCTGTTCGACGGCCAGACGGGCGAGCAGTTCAAGCGTCCGGTCACGGTCGGCTACATCTACATGCTGAAGCTGCACCACCTGGTCGACGACAAGATCCACGCCCGTTCGATCGGCCCGTACAGCCTCGTCACGCAGCAGCCGCTGGGTGGTAAGGCCCAGTTCGGTGGTCAGCGCTTCGGGGAAATGGAGGTCTGGGCCCTGGAAGCCTACGGCGCCGCCTACACCCTGCAGGAAATGCTGACGGTGAAGTCGGACGACGTGGCCGGCCGGACCAAGGTCTACGAGTCCATCGTGCGCGGCGACGACACGTTCGAAGCGGGTATCCCGGAAAGCTTCAACGTGCTGGTCAAGGAAATGCGCTCGCTGGGCCTGAACGTGGAGCTGGAGAACAGCTGA
- a CDS encoding M61 family metallopeptidase produces MPRVHVSRSPGVLILFKRSASALVLAWLLAAPAVAQPSPGPQPLPMPPAIPQAQDAPYPGTLKLTVDATDLDRRIFRVKQTIPVEKAGPLTLLYPEWLPGKHAPRGELEKVSGLKITAGGKTLPWTRDVVRVFAYHVDVPQGAKEIQVEFEFLSATAPDQGRVVVTQEMLNLQWNSTAFYPAGWYTRQIPIEATVVLPEGWKFGVALDVASQNGSTTTFKPVSFETLADSPMFAGKYYRQVDLDPGGRSPVKLNVVADRADLLEMTDEQVQKHRNLVVQADRLFGARHFDRYDFLLSLTDRMGGIGLEHHRSSENGVEPEYFTDWGRMASERDLLPHEYTHSWNGKFRRGADAWTPDYATPMRNSLLWVYEGQTQYWGYMLSARSGLWTKDEALGALAGVAATYDYRVGREWRDTFDTTNDPVISARKPKGWLSWQRNEDYYSEGLLVWLDVDTLIRERTGGKKSLDDFAKAFFGIKDGAWTVETYQVEDVVAALNSVTPYDWAGFLKARLASADKAPLDGFTRGGYRLVFKDTPNGYLKGADALSKRTDLTYSIGLALNATGTITGVQWEGPAFKAGLTVSNQIISVNGEAYSGERIRDAVKATKGGAPLELIVKAGEKFKVVKIDWTGGLRYPHLERVAGTPDRLGDILTPRGK; encoded by the coding sequence ATGCCGCGCGTCCACGTCTCGCGTTCCCCGGGGGTCCTCATCTTGTTCAAACGTTCCGCGTCCGCGCTCGTTCTCGCCTGGCTGCTCGCCGCGCCCGCCGTCGCCCAGCCGAGCCCCGGGCCGCAGCCGCTGCCGATGCCGCCCGCCATCCCCCAGGCGCAGGACGCCCCCTACCCCGGCACGCTGAAACTGACCGTCGACGCCACCGACCTGGACCGCCGCATCTTCCGCGTGAAACAGACCATCCCCGTCGAGAAGGCCGGCCCGCTCACCCTGCTCTATCCGGAATGGCTGCCGGGCAAGCACGCCCCGCGCGGCGAGCTGGAGAAGGTCTCCGGCCTGAAGATCACCGCCGGCGGCAAGACCTTGCCCTGGACCCGCGACGTCGTCCGGGTGTTCGCCTACCACGTCGACGTGCCGCAGGGCGCCAAGGAGATCCAGGTCGAGTTCGAGTTCCTGTCGGCGACCGCTCCGGACCAGGGCCGGGTCGTCGTCACGCAGGAGATGCTGAACCTGCAATGGAACTCGACCGCCTTCTATCCGGCGGGCTGGTACACGCGGCAGATCCCGATCGAGGCGACGGTGGTCCTGCCCGAAGGCTGGAAGTTCGGCGTCGCCCTGGACGTCGCCTCGCAGAACGGCTCGACCACGACCTTCAAGCCGGTCAGCTTCGAGACCCTGGCCGACTCCCCGATGTTCGCCGGCAAGTACTATCGCCAGGTCGACCTCGATCCGGGCGGCCGCAGCCCGGTGAAGCTGAACGTCGTCGCCGACCGCGCCGACCTGCTGGAGATGACCGACGAGCAGGTCCAGAAGCACCGCAACCTGGTGGTCCAGGCCGACCGGCTGTTCGGCGCCCGCCATTTCGACCGCTACGACTTCCTGCTGTCGCTGACCGACCGCATGGGCGGGATCGGTCTGGAGCATCACCGCTCGTCCGAGAACGGCGTCGAGCCGGAGTATTTCACCGACTGGGGCCGGATGGCCTCGGAGCGGGACCTGCTGCCGCACGAATACACCCACAGCTGGAACGGCAAGTTCCGTCGCGGGGCGGACGCCTGGACGCCGGACTACGCCACCCCGATGCGCAACAGCCTGCTCTGGGTCTACGAAGGCCAGACGCAGTACTGGGGCTACATGCTGTCGGCCCGGTCCGGCCTGTGGACCAAGGACGAGGCGCTCGGCGCCCTGGCCGGCGTCGCCGCCACCTACGACTACCGCGTCGGGCGCGAATGGCGGGACACTTTCGACACCACCAACGACCCGGTCATCAGCGCCCGCAAGCCGAAGGGCTGGCTCAGCTGGCAGCGCAACGAGGACTACTATTCCGAGGGGCTGCTGGTCTGGCTGGACGTCGACACCCTGATCCGCGAGCGCACCGGCGGGAAGAAGTCGCTGGACGACTTCGCCAAGGCCTTCTTCGGCATCAAGGACGGCGCCTGGACCGTGGAGACGTATCAAGTCGAGGACGTGGTCGCGGCGCTGAACAGCGTCACCCCCTATGACTGGGCCGGTTTCCTGAAGGCCCGGCTGGCCAGCGCCGACAAGGCTCCGCTCGACGGTTTCACGCGCGGCGGCTACCGGCTCGTCTTCAAGGACACGCCGAACGGCTACCTGAAGGGCGCCGACGCCCTCTCAAAACGCACGGATCTGACCTATTCGATCGGCCTGGCGCTGAACGCGACCGGGACCATCACCGGCGTCCAGTGGGAGGGCCCGGCGTTCAAGGCGGGCCTGACGGTCAGCAATCAGATCATCTCCGTCAACGGCGAGGCCTACAGCGGCGAACGCATCCGCGACGCCGTCAAGGCGACCAAGGGCGGCGCGCCGCTGGAGCTGATCGTGAAGGCGGGCGAGAAGTTCAAGGTCGTGAAGATCGACTGGACCGGCGGCCTCCGCTACCCGCACCTCGAACGCGTCGCCGGAACCCCGGACCGCCTGGGCGACATCCTGACGCCACGGGGGAAGTAG